A genomic segment from Geitlerinema sp. PCC 7407 encodes:
- a CDS encoding cyclopropane-fatty-acyl-phospholipid synthase family protein, protein MTDTTLQRQTGHQVLAAAGKRILRPGGRTATEALFRWAEFQPGDTVLELASSFGESAIALAQRFGVRVVGVEKNPESVARARAAVAAAGLSDRVEILEGDIFRLDQIPGTYDYVLAEAILSMQSSAGKAQILRSVGDRLKPGGRFLSHELLARDRADEIHRDLAQAIRSNVTPISEADWRAACAQAGLAVERSQTGPMGLLDPRQMLRDEGLLGMLRIAWNLLTRPAIRDRVLTMRRLFRRYQAELGHIILCARRSTDPESLL, encoded by the coding sequence ATGACCGACACCACGCTTCAACGGCAAACAGGACACCAGGTTTTGGCGGCGGCGGGCAAGCGCATCTTGCGTCCCGGCGGCCGCACCGCCACCGAAGCGCTGTTTCGCTGGGCTGAGTTTCAGCCGGGGGACACAGTGCTGGAGCTGGCCTCCAGCTTTGGCGAAAGCGCGATCGCCCTGGCCCAGCGCTTTGGGGTGCGGGTGGTCGGCGTCGAGAAGAACCCCGAGAGCGTCGCCCGAGCCCGAGCAGCGGTGGCAGCGGCGGGGCTGAGCGATCGCGTTGAGATCCTCGAAGGCGACATCTTTCGCCTCGACCAGATTCCGGGCACCTACGACTACGTGCTGGCCGAGGCGATCTTGAGCATGCAGTCTTCGGCGGGCAAGGCCCAGATCCTGCGGTCTGTGGGCGATCGCCTGAAGCCGGGAGGCCGTTTCCTGAGTCACGAGCTGCTGGCCCGCGATCGCGCTGACGAGATTCATCGCGACCTCGCCCAGGCCATTCGCTCCAACGTCACGCCGATCTCAGAGGCCGACTGGCGCGCTGCCTGTGCCCAAGCGGGCCTCGCCGTGGAGCGATCGCAAACCGGCCCCATGGGCCTGCTCGATCCGCGCCAAATGCTGCGAGATGAGGGCCTCTTGGGGATGCTGCGCATCGCCTGGAATCTCCTGACCCGCCCCGCCATCCGCGATCGCGTTTTGACCATGCGCCGCCTTTTCCGGCGCTACCAGGCCGAGCTCGGCCACATCATCCTCTGCGCCCGGCGCAGCACCGACCCAGAGAGTCTGCTATGA
- a CDS encoding cupin domain-containing protein has translation MTTTLLSADTLTLHLRDHVLYPEAGVLSTVLFKDTHCQFTLFCLAAGTEISEHTSTRNALVQVVEGRGTLTLNGSDIALEPGRLIFMPAHAPHALSASENLSFLLTLSN, from the coding sequence ATGACGACCACCCTCCTGTCTGCTGATACGCTGACCCTACATCTGCGGGATCATGTTCTTTATCCCGAGGCCGGAGTTCTGAGCACCGTGCTCTTCAAGGACACCCACTGTCAGTTCACGCTCTTCTGTCTGGCTGCGGGCACCGAGATCTCTGAGCACACCTCCACCCGCAATGCTTTGGTGCAGGTAGTCGAAGGGCGGGGCACCCTCACCCTGAACGGTTCAGATATTGCCCTCGAACCAGGCCGCCTGATCTTCATGCCGGCCCACGCGCCCCACGCCCTCAGCGCCTCAGAAAATCTGTCGTTTTTACTCACGTTATCGAATTAA
- a CDS encoding Gfo/Idh/MocA family protein: MPKPVKLAIFGAGRWGNHLVRNVLAHPEAELVAIADPQTTMLHSLADRYDLTGIRLSPDPASALQYPDLEAVIVATPAVTHFDLIRAALERGCHVLAEKPLTLEPEASVALCQLAEAQQRQLVLDHTYLFNGAVRQGQATVETGVLGELRYGYAARTHLGPVRQDVDALWDLAIHDLAIFYSWLGEMPVRVRAEGRTWLQPRPENPLGSPAGLADWVQATLEYASGLVVTLHLSWLNPDKQRRLVLVGSQGSLIFDELRTDAPLVLQRGRLEPRGAQFVPAQQSTEAIAVSPSEPLYQVCDHFLHCARHNVPSAVSSGWLGAQLVAVLRSLSDSLHREGQTVSVPAILPEGLRRGRE, encoded by the coding sequence ATGCCTAAACCGGTCAAGCTGGCAATTTTTGGGGCGGGGCGCTGGGGAAATCACCTGGTGCGCAATGTCTTGGCCCACCCGGAGGCCGAGCTCGTGGCGATCGCCGATCCCCAGACGACGATGCTGCACAGCCTCGCCGATCGCTACGACCTGACCGGCATTCGCCTCAGCCCGGACCCCGCCAGCGCCCTCCAGTACCCCGACCTAGAGGCCGTCATCGTCGCGACCCCCGCTGTCACCCACTTTGACCTGATCCGGGCAGCCCTGGAGCGGGGCTGCCACGTCCTGGCCGAGAAGCCCCTTACCCTGGAGCCCGAGGCGTCGGTCGCCCTCTGCCAGCTCGCCGAAGCCCAGCAGCGCCAGCTCGTGCTGGACCACACCTACTTGTTTAACGGGGCGGTGCGCCAGGGGCAGGCCACGGTCGAGACGGGGGTCTTGGGGGAGCTGCGCTACGGCTATGCGGCCCGCACCCACCTCGGCCCGGTGCGCCAGGACGTCGATGCCCTGTGGGACCTGGCCATTCATGACTTGGCCATTTTCTATAGCTGGCTGGGGGAGATGCCGGTGCGGGTCCGGGCGGAGGGGCGCACGTGGCTCCAGCCCCGCCCCGAGAATCCCCTGGGCTCGCCGGCGGGCCTAGCGGACTGGGTGCAGGCCACCCTGGAGTATGCCAGCGGCTTGGTGGTGACCCTGCACCTGAGCTGGCTGAATCCTGACAAGCAGCGCCGGCTGGTGCTGGTGGGCAGCCAGGGCAGCCTGATTTTTGATGAGCTGCGGACGGACGCGCCCCTGGTGCTGCAGCGCGGTCGGCTAGAGCCGCGAGGCGCGCAGTTTGTCCCGGCGCAGCAGAGTACCGAGGCGATCGCCGTTTCGCCGAGCGAGCCGCTGTACCAGGTGTGCGACCACTTTCTCCACTGCGCCCGCCACAATGTCCCATCGGCGGTGTCCTCCGGCTGGCTAGGAGCCCAGCTGGTGGCGGTTCTGCGCTCCCTGAGCGACTCTCTCCACCGGGAGGGCCAGACCGTCAGCGTTCCCGCGATTCTGCCCGAGGGGCTTCGGCGGGGTCGGGAGTGA
- the rnc gene encoding ribonuclease III: MSLPDPRRQKQLMKLLERLELPPDVSVRWDLLDLALTHSTVSPTENYEQLEFMGDAVVRLATAEFLMETYPDWPVGEFAALRSILVSDRRLAQIADRYGFDRFLLVGSSVAGNRAGQETRLAESFEAVLGALYLSTHDLSLVRPWLDTHLQEFAEEIRSDPARQNYKAALQEWTQARYQCRPEYQVQEVSQIYNDTKRFRAEVWVRDRHVGSGSGRSIKAAEQAAAQEAFLLLSQSSNPDLDSHLA, translated from the coding sequence ATGTCTCTGCCAGACCCACGCCGCCAAAAACAACTCATGAAGCTGCTGGAGCGTCTGGAACTGCCGCCGGATGTTTCTGTCCGCTGGGATCTGCTGGATTTGGCCCTCACCCACTCCACGGTCTCCCCCACCGAGAACTACGAGCAGCTGGAGTTTATGGGGGACGCAGTGGTGCGTCTGGCCACAGCAGAGTTTTTGATGGAGACCTACCCAGACTGGCCGGTGGGCGAGTTTGCGGCCCTGCGATCGATTTTGGTGAGCGATCGCCGCCTGGCCCAGATTGCCGATCGCTACGGCTTCGATCGCTTCTTGCTGGTGGGCAGCAGCGTGGCGGGGAACCGAGCGGGCCAGGAAACCCGGCTGGCGGAGTCCTTTGAGGCGGTGCTGGGGGCGCTGTACCTGAGCACTCATGACCTCTCGCTGGTGCGGCCCTGGCTGGATACCCATCTGCAAGAGTTTGCCGAAGAAATTCGCAGCGACCCCGCCCGCCAAAACTACAAGGCGGCCCTCCAGGAATGGACCCAGGCGCGCTACCAGTGCCGCCCCGAATATCAGGTCCAGGAGGTGAGCCAGATTTATAACGACACCAAGCGCTTTCGGGCGGAGGTGTGGGTGCGCGATCGCCACGTCGGCAGCGGCAGCGGTCGCTCGATCAAGGCCGCTGAGCAGGCTGCTGCTCAGGAGGCGTTTTTGCTGCTCTCCCAAAGTTCCAATCCTGATCTAGATTCTCATCTAGCCTGA